The following proteins are encoded in a genomic region of Streptomyces sp. NBC_01723:
- the pruA gene encoding L-glutamate gamma-semialdehyde dehydrogenase, translated as MDAVTQVPTPVNEPVHGYAPGSPERARLEVKLKELADNPVDLPCTIGGVKRMGGGERFDVVQPHNHKSRLGTYANATQQDAQDAIDAALAAAPAWRAMSFDDRAAIILRAAELLSGPWRETIAASTMLGQSKTAQQAEIDSPCELIDFWRFNVHYARNILAEQPPANSQGVWNRMDHRPLEGFVYAITPFNFSAIAANLPTAPALMGNVVVWKPSPTQTHAAVLLMQLLEEAGLPKGVINLVTGDGIAVSEVALEHRDLAGIHFTGSTKTFQHLWKTVGNNIEKYRTYPRLVGETGGKDFLVAHPSADRAVLKTALTRGAFEYQGQKCSATSRAYIPASIWNSGFKEEFAAEVDYLTMGDVTDLSNFVGAVIDARSFAKNKAAIDRAKADETCTIVAGGSYDDSVGYFVRPTVVECTDPENEVFRTEYFGPFLAVHVYDDSKADAYDEMLTQMESVSDYALTGSVISNDRAAAAYTMEKLRYAAGNFYINDKSTGAVVGQQPFGGGRASGTNDKAGAPQNLMRWTLTRAIKETLVAPTDYTYPHMG; from the coding sequence ATGGACGCTGTGACCCAGGTCCCCACCCCCGTCAACGAGCCGGTGCACGGCTACGCCCCCGGCTCGCCCGAGCGTGCCCGTCTGGAGGTCAAGCTCAAGGAGCTGGCCGACAATCCGGTCGACCTGCCCTGCACCATCGGCGGCGTCAAGCGGATGGGCGGCGGTGAGCGCTTCGACGTCGTGCAGCCGCACAACCACAAGTCCCGCCTGGGCACCTACGCCAACGCCACCCAGCAGGACGCCCAGGACGCGATCGACGCCGCCCTGGCCGCGGCCCCGGCGTGGCGCGCGATGTCCTTCGACGACCGCGCGGCGATCATCCTGCGCGCCGCCGAGCTGCTGTCCGGCCCGTGGCGCGAGACCATCGCCGCCTCCACGATGCTCGGCCAGTCCAAGACGGCCCAGCAGGCCGAGATCGACAGCCCCTGCGAGCTGATCGACTTCTGGCGCTTCAACGTCCACTACGCCCGCAACATCCTGGCCGAGCAGCCCCCGGCCAACTCCCAGGGCGTGTGGAACCGCATGGACCACCGCCCGCTGGAGGGCTTCGTCTACGCGATCACGCCGTTCAACTTCAGCGCGATCGCGGCCAACCTGCCCACCGCCCCGGCCCTCATGGGCAACGTGGTGGTCTGGAAGCCGTCCCCGACGCAGACCCACGCCGCCGTGCTGCTGATGCAGCTCCTCGAGGAGGCCGGGCTGCCCAAGGGCGTCATCAACCTCGTCACCGGCGACGGCATCGCGGTCTCCGAGGTCGCCCTGGAGCACCGGGACCTCGCGGGCATCCACTTCACCGGTTCGACCAAGACCTTCCAGCACCTGTGGAAGACGGTCGGCAACAACATCGAGAAGTACCGCACCTACCCGCGCCTGGTCGGCGAGACCGGCGGCAAGGACTTCCTCGTCGCCCACCCGAGCGCCGACCGCGCGGTGCTCAAGACCGCGCTGACCCGCGGTGCCTTCGAGTACCAGGGCCAGAAGTGCAGCGCCACCTCCCGCGCGTACATCCCGGCGTCCATCTGGAACTCCGGTTTCAAGGAGGAGTTCGCCGCCGAGGTCGACTACCTCACCATGGGTGACGTCACCGACCTGTCGAACTTCGTCGGCGCCGTCATCGACGCGCGGTCCTTCGCCAAGAACAAGGCGGCCATCGACCGCGCCAAGGCCGACGAGACCTGCACCATCGTCGCGGGCGGCTCCTACGACGACTCGGTCGGCTACTTCGTCCGCCCGACCGTCGTCGAGTGCACCGACCCGGAGAACGAGGTCTTCCGCACCGAGTACTTCGGCCCGTTCCTCGCCGTGCACGTCTACGACGACAGCAAGGCCGACGCGTACGACGAGATGCTCACCCAGATGGAGTCCGTCTCCGACTACGCCCTCACCGGCTCGGTCATCTCCAACGACCGTGCGGCGGCGGCGTACACGATGGAGAAGCTGCGCTACGCGGCCGGCAACTTCTACATCAACGACAAGTCGACCGGCGCCGTGGTCGGCCAGCAGCCCTTCGGCGGCGGTCGTGCCTCCGGCACCAACGACAAGGCCGGCGCCCCGCAGAACCTGATGCGCTGGACGCTGACCCGCGCCATCAAGGAGACGCTGGTCGCGCCGACCGACTACACGTACCCGCACATGGGCTGA
- a CDS encoding 3-isopropylmalate dehydrogenase has translation MSASSRSLNLAVIPGDGIGQEVVAEGLKVLSAVLPQDVKLETKEFDFGARRYHATGETLTDADLDALKGHDAILLGAIGDPTVPSGVLERGFLLKLRFAFDHHVNLRPSKLLPGVATPLAGQPEIDFVVVREGTEGPYTGNGGTIRKGTEHEVATEVSVNTAYGVERVVRDAFARAQARPRKKLTLVHKNNVLTFAGHLWTDIFNKVAAEYPEVTTDYIHVDAATIFLVTQPERFDVIVTDNLFGDIITDLAAAVSGGIGVAASGNINPSGDFPSMFEPVHGSAPDIAGQGKADPTATVLSVALLLRHLGYEGEAARIEGAVSTDLGERGDLPARSTSEIGDALAARVAG, from the coding sequence ATGTCGGCAAGTTCTCGCAGCCTCAATCTCGCAGTGATCCCCGGTGACGGCATCGGCCAGGAGGTCGTGGCCGAAGGCCTGAAGGTGCTCTCCGCCGTCCTTCCGCAGGATGTGAAGCTGGAGACCAAGGAGTTCGACTTCGGTGCCCGGCGCTACCACGCCACCGGTGAGACCCTCACCGACGCCGACCTCGACGCCCTCAAGGGCCACGACGCCATCCTGCTCGGCGCCATCGGCGACCCGACGGTGCCGTCCGGCGTCCTGGAGCGCGGCTTCCTGCTCAAGCTCCGCTTCGCCTTCGACCACCACGTCAACCTGCGCCCGTCCAAGCTGCTGCCGGGTGTCGCCACCCCGCTCGCCGGACAGCCGGAGATCGACTTCGTCGTCGTCCGCGAGGGCACCGAAGGCCCGTACACCGGCAACGGCGGCACCATCCGCAAGGGCACCGAGCACGAGGTCGCCACCGAGGTCTCCGTCAACACGGCCTACGGTGTCGAGCGCGTCGTCCGCGACGCCTTCGCCCGCGCCCAGGCCCGCCCCCGCAAGAAGCTCACGCTGGTCCACAAGAACAACGTGCTGACCTTCGCGGGCCACCTGTGGACCGACATCTTCAACAAGGTGGCCGCGGAGTACCCCGAGGTCACCACCGACTACATCCACGTCGACGCCGCCACGATCTTCCTGGTCACCCAGCCCGAGCGCTTCGACGTCATCGTCACCGACAACCTCTTCGGCGACATCATCACGGACCTCGCCGCGGCCGTCTCCGGCGGCATCGGCGTCGCCGCCAGCGGGAACATCAACCCGTCCGGCGACTTCCCCTCGATGTTCGAGCCGGTGCACGGCTCCGCGCCCGACATCGCCGGCCAGGGCAAGGCCGACCCGACCGCCACGGTCCTGTCCGTCGCCCTGCTCCTGCGCCACCTCGGGTACGAGGGCGAGGCGGCCCGGATCGAGGGGGCCGTCTCCACCGACCTCGGCGAGCGCGGCGACCTGCCGGCGCGCAGCACCTCCGAGATCGGCGACGCGCTCGCCGCCCGAGTAGCCGGCTGA
- a CDS encoding branched-chain amino acid aminotransferase, translating to MTTRTIELKPSANPLSDAERQAILANPGFGRHFTDHMVTIKWTEGRGWHDGQLVPYAPLSLDPATMVLHYAQEIFEGLKAYRRPDGSVATFRPEKNGRRFQASSRRLGMPELPVETFIEACDALVRQDQDWVPAHGGEESLYLRPFMIATEVGLGVKPAGEYLFLVIASPAGAYFPGGVKPVSIWVSEDRVRAVPGGMGDAKTGGNYAASLLAQAEAAAKGCDQVCYLDAVEHQWVEELGGMNLYFVYGDKIITPSLTGSILEGVTRDSLLTVARDLGYEAEEGRVSVEQWQRDSENGTLTEVFACGTAAVITPVGTVKRAGVEWKQSGGEPGEVTQRLRTALLDIQRGTAEDKHGWMHRLA from the coding sequence ATGACGACGCGCACGATCGAGCTCAAGCCCTCCGCCAACCCGCTCTCCGACGCGGAGCGGCAGGCGATTCTGGCCAACCCCGGATTCGGCCGCCACTTCACCGACCACATGGTGACGATCAAGTGGACCGAGGGCCGCGGCTGGCACGACGGCCAGCTCGTCCCGTACGCCCCGCTCTCCCTCGACCCGGCCACCATGGTCCTGCACTACGCGCAGGAGATCTTCGAGGGACTGAAGGCCTACCGCCGACCCGACGGGAGCGTCGCCACCTTCCGGCCGGAGAAGAACGGCCGCCGCTTCCAGGCGTCCTCGCGCCGCCTCGGCATGCCCGAGCTGCCGGTGGAGACGTTCATCGAGGCGTGCGACGCGCTGGTCCGCCAGGACCAGGACTGGGTCCCGGCGCACGGTGGCGAGGAGTCCCTCTACCTGCGCCCCTTCATGATCGCGACCGAGGTCGGCCTGGGCGTCAAGCCGGCCGGCGAGTACCTCTTCCTGGTCATCGCCTCCCCGGCCGGCGCCTACTTCCCGGGCGGCGTCAAGCCGGTCTCCATCTGGGTCTCCGAGGACCGCGTCCGCGCCGTCCCCGGCGGCATGGGCGACGCCAAGACCGGCGGCAACTACGCGGCGTCGCTGCTCGCGCAGGCCGAGGCGGCGGCCAAGGGCTGCGACCAGGTCTGCTACCTCGACGCGGTCGAGCACCAGTGGGTCGAGGAACTGGGCGGCATGAACCTGTACTTCGTGTACGGCGACAAGATCATCACGCCCTCCCTCACCGGTTCCATCCTGGAGGGCGTCACCCGCGACTCCCTGCTCACCGTCGCCCGTGACCTCGGCTACGAGGCGGAGGAGGGCCGCGTCTCGGTCGAGCAGTGGCAGCGCGACTCGGAGAACGGCACCCTCACCGAGGTCTTCGCCTGCGGCACCGCCGCCGTGATCACGCCGGTCGGCACGGTGAAGCGGGCCGGGGTGGAGTGGAAGCAGAGCGGGGGCGAGCCGGGTGAGGTGACGCAGCGGCTGCGTACGGCGCTGCTGGACATCCAGCGGGGCACCGCCGAGGACAAGCACGGCTGGATGCACCGGCTGGCCTGA